ACTAAGTGGCATCAGTTTGTAACCATAATTTGCCTTAATTGTCTAGTGAAATGAATATTCCCTAGTTAAACAGAAACCTTAGAGCACTCATGATGTTCTCTAAGTCTGctctttcttcccatttccttctctgggttgattgTATTGTCATTCTTGCCCATACTTAGATTCATAATTTCCCCCTTTTGTCAGTATCAATATGTGCTCAGGTACCAAAGGTTATTAGTATTTTCtgtcctccctttctcttcttcttctttcttttttccctcttgtttttcttttcttcttgtctcttctccctcctttcctttctcctttttctccctcctacttgcccttcctccctctttttttctcactcctgtcctctccccttccctcttccacctggtttcttcccttttctccttggtttccttcccttccttcattctctccctctctggggGTCCTCTCAAGTCTCCTTGACTCTAACaaaaaataacctttaccttctatcttagaattgatactcaatatcaattccgaggcagaagtaagggctaggcaactggggggaagtgtcttgcccagggtcatccagttaggaaggatctgaggtcagatttgaaaatggatcttcccaactctaggcctggctctctttccactgaaccacctagctgcctcactcCTTAACTAGTATAATAGCTTCCTTACTGATATCCTTGCCTCTCCAGTCCATCCTGAAAAATTCTGATCATGGCGTTAATCTACAAAAAACTTCAACTGATTCTCTATTGCTTATatgatgagaaaatatatatatttctaaagcatGATACAATGTAGTGAACAGTgactttgaagtcagaggatcttGATTAATAGTTTGTCTGACACTGTGACTTTaggctaatcacttaacctcattgaaCTTGGATCAGATAaccactgaggtcctttccaatctCAGATTCATGGTCCTATGACTTACATTTAAGGTCTCTCACAATCTGGGCCCTCTTCTACCCTTCATTCTACATTACACCCCTTTGATTATTCCATTTTCTAAACTAGTTGATCCTTGATTAACCCTCTCATCTCCTACCACCATGCATTTACTCAGGTTAGATTCCATGCCTGGAACACATTTTGTCCTTATCTTTACCTGTTggaaatatttttccccttctggtCTCACCTTAAGTGTTAGCTTTTCCATGAAGCTGTCAGGAATCACTCTTTCTCAGCTGAAAACTGAAagtattctctcttcttttttaatatcatattttaaaatttatttaaaaatatttttccatgtttacactattcattttctttccctccctgctccccctTTCCttacagatctgacaagtaattccactggattgtacaaatgttatcacttgatacctatttcaatattattcatttttgctagagtaatcttttaaagccaaaaccccaatttatatacccatatatacaagtgataagtgatgtcatatgtttttcttttgcatttcttctcccatagttctttctctcaatggggatagcattttttctcataagtccttcaggagtgtcctggattattgcatggCTACTAGTAGCAAAGGCCATTACATTGGATGTTTCacattgttttactttttgtgtacaatgtattcttggttctgctcatttcactctgcatcagttcattgaggtacTTCCAGTTCATATAcaaatcctccagatcattattCATTACAAgtgttttctcttcttcctcaaatttccCTGCAAACTTTGTCTCAACTTTTCATTTGCTCCAATCACACTCTACTCTGTGTTATACTTATGTGTTTACGTGTATTCTGCCTGTATCCCATGCCTGGAAAgctctcccttctccactctGACTAATgacttctctggtttccttttataaaaataattttatttttttccaaattacatgaaaaaacacattttaacatttttttttagcatttcgagttccaaattatcttcctccatcccttcatTCCGTCCttccagagatggtaaacaatataggttatacatgcaatcataaaaaacatttccatactaaaggaatgcccatcaactggggaatgactaaacaaattgtggaatatgatggtgatggaatactattgtgctgtaaggaatgatgaacaggatgatttcagaaagagccagaaagaccttcctggactgaagcagaatgaaataagcagaaccaggaacagctgtgatagacttagctattcatTGGCAAATCAAAGATCTGGTACAGTTTTTAAGGACTTATGACagaatgctatctacctacagaaaaagaactgctggagttagaatgcagatgaaaacatacgcTTTTTGACTTGCTTATTTGGGtttctgttttggggttttggttttataaggctgttcacttaaaaatgaacaatatggaaatttatgttttatgtgataataacatgtatttaaaaaccaaacaagagagttagaaaaacaattataaaaagaaatgagaataacacaagaaaataaaattgaggaattgaaatacaaaatatttttctatattagtcatatgCTTGGTTTCCTTTAAGCTCCAACTAAAATCCCAATAAGTCTACGGGAGACCTGCCCCAATCCTTTTTAATTCCTGtgctttccttctcttaattatttcatattcatgctaaatatagtttgctttgtatatatttgtttgcactAAATTGTAAACCTGAAGGCCGGCACTGTCTTTTACAAAACTCTTtttgtgtccctagcacttagcacagggcctggaatgtagtagatacttaaaataaatgtttattgattgattaaatgtaATTCTCTTGgagtcaagttttttttttttttttttttaagactttacCTCCCTAGCCTTAACAGATAGGAGACTGTGGGTAGCATGAGTTAACTACAGGAATATCCCAGTGTTAGGACACAAATGCCAGCAATCTCCTCCTCCCTAAAGGGACACTATAAAGCACAACACCTGAAGGACACTTTTTTACCTGTCTTCTCCTCTTTATCTTCACCCATTCTCTACAACCTAAAGAAGACTACAATTGATCTCCCCAAATATATACCAACAATATTTCCATTGAATTTCAGttaatagttgtgtgatgctgggcaggtcacttaaccttgttggcctcagtttcctcatctgtcaagtgagctggagaaggaaatgacaaaatattctagtatctttactaagaaaatccctaaaagtcagacacagctgaaaatgCCTGAACATCAATAGCAATcccaaatgacaaataaaatgcaaatttctatttttatagggTTAAACGATCATCTATCTAGAATACAGTTCTTCAGAAAgatctcctttcctctcttcctttcttctccttccttttcttcctccttccttcctttcatctccttttctccctttccttctttcctgacttccttgcttccttgttttcctccttctctccctcctttccttccccaaagATGCCCCCATATCAGTGGTTCTCAAGGTCAGGAATCTCAAAACCAACAGAAAGATTCTTTGTGACAGAATGATACCCTTCCTTTAACTGTGAGTGGTGACAGTCAAAGAGGGACACTATGATCTCCTAGGAGTGGGAACTCCCTaggctagtgatgggcaaactactgcccgagggccagatgtggccccctgaaatgttctatcccctcCCCcactgcaacattattcctaatctgacgaatacaatgagtaggatataatacaatgaaacttcaaaagagtcaccttagagacagactgaccatgagcattttctttcctttggccccctctttaaaaagtttgcctatcactggcaGAGGCCATTCCCACTTAATTGAGTCCTATTTCATTCCagttttttgttccttttctctgAACCTGTTTGCTGCTAATATACTTAATGTGTGCTCAATTTATATTCACTTCTAGGTATGATAATGGTTCAAGTTAGTGCCTTGGAGCTAttccttgtttcttctttctctgtatccctttTATAATTTCTGTGATAGTCCCaggagctttttttttccctccccagatATCTTTGAGATCCATTTGACCCGGGTGCTACTGGATGAATGCCTCTGATGGAGCCACCACCCCTATTCCATTCTCCACCCCTATTCCCACTTCCTTAAATGGAATGTAGCCATGCTAGAAACATCTGATCCCGTGCTATAATTAGTAAAGAATCAACAACCAATTCCTGATGTCTCCCTGGCTGTGTCTTGAcaggcaatcaatcaatcagatgTGCTGCATGATACTCTTCCTCCCTTAAAAATAAATCCTCGGCCCTTCCTTCCCTGGGTTGATGAATTGCCCTAGTGTGGATGGAACTCGTATGCCCCATATCAAAAACAGCAGTGAGGAGAGCTTGGCCTGATTTGGTTGTGCAGGTCTGCAGCAAGGCCTCAACCCAAAACAAGCCAAAAATTAGGCCCTGTCCCCAATAATGGCTAGCAGTGAAGCCTCAATCCAGCACAAGGTGTCAGCAAGGCTCTGCCCTAACAACAGCAAGGTCTCCACTGGGAACAAGGTACCCACAAGGCCCTGCCACCAGTAAATTTTAGTAGAGAGTGGAAGTTAGCAATTGAAGCCTTCTATTGTGTAAGCTAGCAGCTAGGTCTCAAGATCTGGTCCAAGGTAGCAGCAATATCCTGAGACTCCAAACAAAAAGCTTGGGACAGTGCCTTTTCCCACAAAGGATCAGATACAATGAAAAGCTacaaaagaaactggaaaaattATCAAcaactccacccccccccaaaaaaagagaacAGGTAGGAATAAGCCACAAAGTCAGAAGAATGTCAAAACAGCTACATGTAAATTGATGCCATGCCCAAAGAGAACTCTTGGAAGAGTtaagaaaggactttaaaaaccaaacaagagtgttagaaaaacaattataaaaagaaatgagaataatgcaagaaaataatgaaataagaattaatagcttggtaaaagaagaacaaaaaatgggaaaagatatactAATAttcactgaataaaataatttcttaaaaagtagaactggccaaatggaaaaggaggtacaaaagctcactgaagaaaataattccacaaaaattaaaattgggcaaatgAAAACTACAAGATTCTacaagacattaagaaacaaacaaaattaaaataatgaaaacaagatgaaatttctcattgaaaaaataccTGAggggcaggcagctaggtggttcatggattgagagccaggcccagagatgggaggtttggggttcaaatttggcctttttagctgtgtgatcctgggcaaatcacctaaccctcattgcctagcccttaccactcttctgccttggaaccaatatacagtattgattctaagatggaaggtaagggtttaaaaaaaaaagaaaaaagaaaagaaaaaacatctgGCCTGGAAAgtagatcaaggagaaataatttaagaattattggactgtcTGAAGGCCATCatcaaaaaaaagaacttggacattatatttcaagaaatatatttttcaaggaaatttcaaggaaaactgccctgttATCCTAGAATCAGAGAGTATTGAAATTGAAAGTATCCACCAGTTAACAACAggaagagattccaaaatgaaaactcctgggaatattatagctaaattcaaaagttcccaggctaaggagaaaatactacaagcagccatAAGGAAACATTCAAATATTGAGGAGTCAAGATCTGGGTTACACAGAATTTAGCAGCTTCTGCATTAAAGTCCATTAGATCTCCCATATATGACAGTACTGCAATTAATTGGTTTTGTGTAATAAAAACTTATGCTAATTTATTTAGGAAAAATTCAGTGGAGAAAAGATTAAGTTTGTAGACAACATTAAAAACTAGAAGAACTGAGCAAGTGGAAGAGAttataacaatatatcacaaggatacTTCACTCTGATTAGGTAGGATTTATATTAGTCAACATTAgtaaacataaagggtgataccataaacaaattaggtgagtATGAAATTGTTTACCTGTTGGATCTAtgtataagggaagaatttagaatCAATCAACAGGTAGATAGTATTAtgaggtaaaatgaataattttgattatattaaattaaaaacaaaactaatgcaacaaagattagaaagaaagcagaaagctgggaaaaaatttttacaacaaaTATCCCTGATAAAggtctcttttctcaaatatagagagctACATCAAATTCATAAGagtacaagtcattccccaattgataaatggtcaaaggatatgaacaggtagtttacagatcaaaaaaataatttaagaaatcaaagtcatctatagtcatatgaaaaaatgctctaaatcactcactcttgattagagaaatgcaaattaaaacaactgtgaggtatcacctcatacctatcagataggttaatatgacagaaaaggaaaatgataaatgttggaggggatgtaggaaaattgggacactaatacactgtttgaGGAATCGTAATTCTGAGTTCTGAGGAGCAATTTGGAAcgacagtggtaccttgacacacaaGTTTAGTTAATTTTATGGCCAAGCTTATAACTCAGTTTGCTCATGTGTCAAATAGAATTtcccacttatttatttatttatctatctatttatttatttacttattcatttatttatttgtttatctgttcatctatctatctatctattcattcattcattcattcatttatttattcattcatttatttatttatttaaagtaacAAACACACTTACTTTATTGATCTACAGATAAAAAGTTATTGAGCAAAGATTAGTAACTGCTTAGATCTCCAGCTCTACTGCTTGACAGTCTTGCAGCCTGATGGGTCTGTAGAAGCCATGCCAATTTTAGCTGCTACACATTATTTACACTGTTTAACTTTGACCACATctcgagatctatctatcatctccagataatctgataaagacagcttagttgataaggaagtaacagATAccgaagatcttttagctcatgcttccagctctctcCAGGAGcatgaagtttattatatatacttcaagactcatttcactcAAAAGAACCCTCCCCCCAAATTTAGCATTTGCATAGAagcacaaattatgtcatatcaaagcacaataaagttatagttttacaaataattttcttatgaagataatgccggATGAGAAAAAAGTCTCAAGgctaaaaatgagcctcactctatctaaaagttattttgcctgaacTTGCAACTCCATGACCTTGgaatgcctggagcagttagagagatatacctacagctgcagctttactctgctgagtgaaaaaaggctgttaactcattaagtgctggcttactaagaacttaaagttttcctagaggttataatgtttttcaataagaaaaggtatggatcataaaagacGTCAAAAGAGGAGCCAGATTTTCATCcgagactctgtttctctcattCGCCTCCCACAACCACAGGTTTAAGAAATCAAGACATTATTTTAGTTTAGCTTGCAAATGCATGGCTGATGACTGAATCTAGTTTCTTTtatattctgtattttttctttagttcttccaCTTTTTGAATATAAGCTTTTATGGCATCTTCTTTGGATATCCCTTTCAAAGAGTTCCAAGCATCCCATTTTGCTTTGCCTTTGAAGTCCGTCCTGCCAGGGCGGTCTGTATTTACATCTCCAACTGTTGCTTGTTTGTAGTGGGAATAGATGAACAATATCTCATCATCATTTGGTTTAGTCTTTAGGACTTTGACTTCTTGAGGCAGCTTTTTTTCTGAGACATGCTGCAGACTAGTGTGATGGAGAGGACCGACTGAGATGTTGCAGCGAGCAAGCGTGCTCTAAGCCAGTACAAGTTGGACTACTGAATTtcccatttaaatgaatggaaatgcaattaatctgttCCATTTTTTGGGTTTAAAAATGTATGAAGCAACAAGGTATTTGACTGATGCTGCTGGGAtttgaaaatgactttttttttaaagaagaaaatataacttGCCCCTCTACGGGAAGCTGTGTGCCAAAGAACCAGTGTTATaacccttctttttcctcttccccctcctgctGAGCTGATATTGTGTTATTGCGTATCCCAGTTCTGTGTGGGTTTTTGTGAATCTGTGTGTGAAGTCTCTACTGCACTCTCCTGCAGATATGTGTAGTAAGCTgtggtgtaatttttttttttggcatataatAAACATGTTCAgcagtaaaaaacaaacaaacaaaaaaacccaaacccctcCGTAGGCTGCTATCTAGTGGAGGATGATGGAAGTTCACAAAATATCTCCTCTTGACTTAAAGCAAACACTCCCCATCCTGACTGATCATTTCTTAAATTACTCATGACTTAAGATGCTtgtgtatcaaggtaccactgtataaccaaaggactttaaaactgtgcataatgTTTCATCTAGCAATAATTTTATTACTACTATAAGAGTAAAAAATATGAGACTGGctgtaaattaaaattttattaaatcaaaagcaataggggaaaaagatggaaaaataggagaaagataTATAGGTTACCTTCCTTATTActtcatttagcttgctattctatGGCTGCCATGAGGTCCCCTACCCACACTCACAGGAGAGACCAGTCAGCTCCAAACATGGAAGCAGAGAGAACAACATttactcttgcctcagtttatcaaacttctctgcccactaactctcacacagCATGTCTCAGGAGCCAGCTAtagttttctattttgcctgggtgGCCCAGTGGGGCAATCCATGGGGAAGTGCAGGGGACTAAGCCCTGCCCCTTGTCTCATGATCTCTTGACTGCCTTTTTCCAGTTGCTATTCTACCCTCTTGACTCAATTCATTCAATGATTTCCTGGTCTCTGGGTGAACAGGAGATGAGGCCAAGTGTGTGAgcccaggagagggaggaagagaaaaaatttccTTCAcatactaggtctatattccaaagagacttaaaaaaaaaagagaaaaggagccaTTTGTACAAAGAtgtttattgcagctctttttgtggcagcaaagaattggaaattgagtttGGCagtcaattgggggatggctgaacaggTGACATCTGGTTAATACTAATatcttataagaaatgatgagcaggatgattttggaaaaaactgaaaagacttacataaactgatgcaaagcgaattagcagaaccagaaaaaacatTGTATGCAGCGAcagcaatatatatatttttaaacccttaacttctatggattggctcctaggtggaagagtggtaagggtgggcaatggggatcaagtgacttacccagggtcacacagctgggaagtgtctgaggtcgaatttgaacctaggacctcctgtctctaggcctgactcttaatccactgagctacccagctgcccctgtagcaacagcaatattttttgatgaacaactctCGAGATCTATTTATAGTCTCTGATAATcatataaggacagtttagtagataaggaaataacggacactgaagatcttttagctcatgcttccagctctatctacaggagcatggagtttattatatatatttcaagactcatttcacacaaaagaatctCCCCCCCcagaaactttgcagatgcataGAAGTTATAAATtttgtcatatcaaaacacaaaaggtctcattggctttagaacagaccaaggccaaggctgaattttgactgagttcttatcagaaagccaagtcggggaatatttttctcagggttgaattgcccctgctaaggttttggccttggcgaTACCAGGCaactgcattcctggccaaaggaggagagtgttaaccttttaaatgctgacCCACTAGGAACCTAAaactcttcaataaggccacaatacttttcaacaagaaatcacaaggatcacaaaaggggtcaaaagaggtgtctcagatttttatctgttctcttattggcttcccacaaacaACTATGATCTAGCTATTTgcagtgattcaagacaattgcagagactcatgatgaaaaatgctgtctgccctctgagaaaaaattcatggagtctgaatatagactgaaataaacaatatttcactttctttttttctcatttgagatcttttccacaaaatgactaatatataaaatctataacaGATTGCTAATTtgtcttggggaagggagaaagaaaggaggatgtGGCCTGAAATATCGCACAAACCTTGCCAAGTAGctataaatgatcaaaagaaaaataattagttGATTAGTATTGTACCACCTTTCAGATAAGGCATATGGATGCTTAGATTTACATTTATGAGAAAACCCCTCATATCAATCTTTAGACAAAACCTAGATCCTTGGCCAGGGGTCTCTGAATAGCAAACACAGGTGGTTCAGATTCCCAGTTACACAGGACaaggttcaaacaatgctcaatTCCCACAATCACTGCCTTCCTTAGAGACtgcagaaaagagcaaaatttgaTAGAAAGTTGCCCTGGGGTGTTTAACATATCACTAGCATTTCATTTATATTGCAGTTTGCAACCCAAGTAGACAGAGTGAATCATGTGTAAAGCCTCATAGACCAAAGTGGACCATGGGCAAAGTGACATCGGTTCCTTGGAAATGACAGGGCAACAACCACCAaaacaaatgaccccttccttagtCATTAATCAAGAtgaaaaagcattcctgaaaacccCTTGTCTCACCTTTACTTACCTTACCTTACTATACTAGCTAGTTGGCTGTGTATGGCCACTCTATTActttattctcttataataaagcttgtttccttgCAATGGAGTCAGTCTGACCTGTCAATCAATTATTTGGATGAGACCCTAATCAACCTAATAAGCCACATCATTTCTGGTGCCCACAGAAAACAGAATTGTTTTCAGCTTGACTTAGACCATCCTGAAGTAAGCTTGCTCCAGCCCTCCTCTGCTTACTCCTTGCCGtggaatttaatataaattattattccatttgaaaatctATCTTCGATTAGTACCAGTATGTTTGACTGCCTGTTGTGCTGGAAAGGGGCTGGCAGAAGTCCCTGTGCGCACTGGTGGCATGGTAAAAAGTGAGGATGGTCCCAAACTTAAGCCTGTTGAACCAGAGAGTCCCAGGAGGAGTGGTGAAAACTTGCTTTATAAGAGAAGGGACACAAGAAGCTTGTTCTCTCTTGCTGGACACTtgttgctttctctctcttctctggagcGTTTAACACTTGGTGTGCATTGGCTTATCTCACAGCCAGCCACTTGTAGAAGGATCTGATGAAGCTCCTGtaaagtggcaaagaattagggAGGCCAGATGATCATGTGATCATGTGACATTCTTCTCGCCCCCATCTCTGACTCTGTCCTGACATTTTCCTTTCGTCTTTGAGTACTCAAGCTTAGTTGGGACACTGAATTAGGTCTTCATGG
The window above is part of the Gracilinanus agilis isolate LMUSP501 chromosome 4, AgileGrace, whole genome shotgun sequence genome. Proteins encoded here:
- the LOC123246165 gene encoding acyl-CoA-binding protein-like gives rise to the protein MPGAGHMENKLMQFSGSVASGLSWGHQGMQDLCDLHPSLHTTTNQAEPPQSPLSAETLSSQEVLLQHVSEKKLPQEVKVLKTKPNDDEILFIYSHYKQATVGDVNTDRPGRTDFKGKAKWDAWNSLKGISKEDAIKAYIQKVEELKKKYRI